In Capsicum annuum cultivar UCD-10X-F1 chromosome 8, UCD10Xv1.1, whole genome shotgun sequence, the genomic window AAGCTGGATAATGGCTTGTTGCAGCTGGCCTTGATGTGAATGAGGAGATGGGAAGAGGAGTATACTCTATACAAAGAATGTACAATAAGCTGAGAGGTCAACATCCTAAAGTCTTATGGAGGAAATTAGTATGCATTAACCAGGGAAGTCCTAAGTGGAAGTTCATATTGTATCTCGCTGTGAATAAGAGACTTTATACCAAAGATAGGCTAAGTAAATAGAGCATTAGTACCGATATGCAATGTTCTCTACATGCCGGAACACCTGAAAACCATTAGCACTTGTTCTTTGAATGTTATACTCAGCAAGCATCTGGTCGAGGCTACTGAAATGGCAAGACATTAACAGACAATGCCTGGGATGAGATGAAGAGATTGATTGGGCTACCACGCATGCAAGGGGAAAGACTGCTACAACAATGATCTTCGCAATGACAATGGTTGAAGTGGTGTACTATATATGGATGGAGAGGAATCAAAGAATCTTTCAGAAGAAGTCAACAACAAGTGATATGATCATCAGGCAGATTGTCCAAGACATTCACAGTAGAGCTAATATGAATACAAAGTTGGCAGGAACTATGCAAAAGCTCAACTATTACCCTTAGAATATTATGTAGCTGTATGTAGTAAATTAACCGTAGTAGTAATGACCTGAGGATGGGACTATGTCCATCACTGGTCCCCTTTCTTGTTTAAATGATTATCTggcaataaaaaaaaaacaattaccaaaaaaaatatttctcactattattatttatcttaaaaataatttttaacttttatagaaaatatgttatatagattaaaaactaaaaaaatatttttataaaaaagttttttattttaaaaaaaagagatacaaatgttgatataaatataagggtaaaataggtattttaaaaaatcaaataaaaaaaggagggagaatgattattgttcaaagttgagggggtATTTGATTTTTACAGAAAAATTCGAGGGTGTAAACGATTTTAACCCCATTGAAAATATAGTTCTTCAAATTCTGATTATATAGTTGGCTGGGAAAACAAAAAGAAGGGGCTAAGATCCTCGTTTTCCAACATTAAGATGAAACTCGATACCCGGAAAGAACTCCGAAAAGAATTTCATCGGCTCCTCCTCTCTTGCCCTCTTGATGGTATCCAGCTGAAATGGTTTCTGGATTGCCCCTAGTTCAAGCTCTAAGTCAAGCATTCACGCACCTCCCCCGCATACGGCTCAAGTGGCGAAGGCCCTTTCCTTCGCGCTTGGTAAGCGCTTCGCCTGGTGAATTAGCATGTTTTAACACGTGTTGTTTGGTGTGAGTATGTATTTCATATTCTTTACAGCTAAGCGAAGGCTTAATTGAATGGATGAGTAAGGGAATACGAGCTCCTTCATCTCCTTATATACGTCGCCATGTTCGTTGACGGCCGAATAAGAAGGGGGTCAAACAGCCACTTGACGAAAGTTTTAGGGGTGAGAGCAGACCCCGAATAGGGTGAAGGGGATGCCTCATTGGCAGCCGAGAGCAGCATCAAATACCGGACAAAGCCTTTTTTTAGGAATTACTCATATCCAAAGCAGCTTTTCACAAGCACCCCACCCCATACAACTAGTTGGGGGGGCTGTTCGCCTTTTGAATCAAACAAAGTAAGTAAGGAATGAATCAAGGGATAAGACTGTGACTTAGATAGAAGGCCAATGGCCGTACCAGAAAGCTATCCCCGGAACAACCAGACCCACCACCATTCACTGCATTGGTCCCAAACTCTCAAACTTCATGGTAAAGCTTATCTAATTTGATTTATTGTAGAATTTTTTCTcgaataaatcatgaattttctaGGATATTATTAAGGATCTCATCAAAAACTTACAACAGCTTGCCAAACAAAGTCTAAGAGAAAAAGAACAGAGGTATGACTGGCATAATATCTACGATTGCTGTTGGATTGGCCGTAGGGCTTGCTTCTATTGGACCTGGAGTTGGTCAAGGGACTGTCGTGGGTCAAAGTGGGTAAAGACAAAGTAGTTGCTCGTTAGCTGGATCAACGCCACCTCCAGATGGAAAGGACAAAGAGCTGTCGGATGtcaatctcttttcttttatgctgCCCCATTGAATAGACGGATTCTTGACCTCACCAAAGAGATTTACTTAAGCTTCTAGCTGGCTTCCATCACTTCCTTTCAGCTGCATTGCTGTACCTTCATACCTTCGCCCCGATGTCCTGTCTTAAGGTTCCCCCGAGCTACTTTATTAAAGCAAACTTTTGCTCAACGTCTGCGTCTTTAGTCGAAAGCTATTTCTTTTATGATTCCTTCTCTCACTTATTGAAGACTTTCTTTGTTTGAGATGCTCCCAGGCACGCAGACCGAAGATCTCACTTGTCCTGGATAAGTACGTAGAGATCTTCGTGGGACCCCTATTCAACTACGAGCGCTTTTTCGAGCAAGACTATCGAGTGCCCGGTTTTCAAGTTGTCAACTTTGTATGAACATCTCAATGTCCAAGATAAAAGGAACGAGGGGAAGAATCGGTGAGGCGAGTGTTCTCGAAGAGAAAATCGCTTCTGGGGACATTGATCCAAAGCTCGAGTACGGTCCGTGCGCCGTTTTTCTTCTCTACCATGATGAATCAATTGATTTAATATAGGCATCGCTCTTTCCTGAAGCGATCTCTTCGAATGAACCTAAATGAAACTTCGATCATTCAACTTTAGCTTCTGAAGGAGGAATCATGTCACTTGGAATTTCAGAAAGTGAATCCTCTCTTTCAGATCCTGGCCTTGGTAGAACTTGTCTTTGATTGGGATTTTGAGACGAGGACGCCGCTAGCCCCATTGGCAACCTTATGAACCAGATATCTCGAGTTCACTGTCGGAGCACACCGACAGAGAAGGGAACGAAGGCTATAACATAGGAATTAGGTTGCTCGTTAGCTGGATCAATGCCACCTCTAGATGGAAAGGACAAGGAGCTGTCGGATGttaatctcttttcttttatgttgCATGCAGCTACCTTCCATCGGCACATTATTCGCTCTGCTACAACGAACGAACTAAATGAGTTCTAATATGCAACGTCAAGCAGTTCCTCTTTCTCGCTCCTTGAAATGCATTGTTGGAACTGGGTTGGAACAACAAGCATCACGTAATCGTTGACCTCTTGCCAATTGATTCTGAGTAGCTTTATCGAGATCAGAAGCAAATTGTGCAAAGGCTTTTAATTTGCAGAATTTGGATAGATCCAAATTCAAAGCCCATAGAGACGAAGGCCAAAGCATTGACTGAAGAGGGGGGCAAAGAGATATTCGCCTTTGAATTCTTCTCCGCCTACTGACTGCTACTCGGCTAGAGTTGGCTTGATGTCAGAAAGGTGTTCAGTTAAGAAGGTGCGATAGAATGGCTATTCTTTTGCTCATGTCTTGGCCACAGCTACTGCTCGTAGTCATAGTAAGAGCTCAGAGTCTCTCATGCTCGATCCTCTTTCATTGGATACAGGGATTTCGTTCGCTCACGGATCATTCACAATGGAACTGGGAAAAGAACAAAGCTATCAAAGGGATGTTCCCAGGAATATCCTTCTTTCTTACCCAAGATAGGAACTCTTTCTAATAGGAGAAATTCAAGCATTAATTAGTACTTCCTCAGATCTAAAAGGAAAGAAAGGAGAAGTATAGCGAAGTGTGCTAGTTATATATGAAATGAACTAAAGATATATTTTACTACTCTAGGGGATTCTAATAGACTAGAAGTCCTTCCGGCCCCTCTAAGCCTGACGACTCAAAGCAAGGTCGAAATCCATCCctctttttaaaactaattaattaACGACCCACCAAGCAAGGGTACGTTGCGCGGTAGTATCCAGTTCAAGGAAGTGAAACTAAGACAGAAAACTTTCTCAACCTCCCCAGAAAGAGTCCATTCATTGTTGTCTTACGGAACCTGAAATCGAATCGTAAGATGTTGGTGAGTCTTGGGGCCAAGGGCTTCTTCACAGCCTGAAACCCGGTTCCCTTGCTTTATTGAATCCCATAAGTCACTTTGTTCTCCAGTCTCCTTCTAGGCTTCTAGTAGCCCTTCTTCTTATTGGTTCCCTGCCCCCTATCGATGTGAATGAATTTTTAGACTAAACCCAAGACCATGCTCTTCCCTTTTGAGTCTTCTCTTAGGTGGaaaaaaagatatcaaatttcTACCAAGATAACTGGAAGTTCCAACTAATAAGAAGCCTAATGAACCTAAAAAAAGGATAAAGGCCCAGCAGAAATTACATATTTTTCGAGACCCCGTTATAAGTTCTATCCAAAGTAACCTTGCAGGGGGGCTGCGTATAGCATTCTAAGATCTCAATACGAGAAAGAAATCAGACCTATAACCTCACTGCAGTGGCTTGTAGACTTGCTTTACTACGGAAAGCTTAAGTGAAAACCTAATAGAACTGTGGGCCCAGCATTCAATGCGGGTCAAAGTATCTGGTTGCCAGGTTGGTTAAATGTTGTTAATGAAAATAGTAATTCATTATTCTTAACAATAGGTCCTGGAGACCTTTCGAATATATAAAACTCATTTATAGTTTTCAATAATTAGTTCCAAGTCAGCCATGTACTACTATCGGTCATACCTCCAAGTTGTTGATTGGAATGGAATTGGATGTGCCGGGTCTGGTTGCTTGCCCCAAGGAAGGGCTATCTGATCCGATCAACTACGTAAGCCGTAGCGCGCGCTAATATGACATTTTCTAATTGTGACATTTTCTCAAACATCTAATATGACTACAActaacaaaattcaaatttagtgACTGTAGCTGAAGCACCAAATAAAGCACTGaaattgaaacaaaaatgaaGCCAATCAAATAAAAAATCGACAAAAGGAAACCTCaaacgaaaaataaaagagaagaagaaggcaGTAGAGGCTAAAGTTTACTCGAAATTGTACATGGCCCTTCCAATGGAGATTTAATTGAGATGATGATGGTTGATTGTGATTGTTCTCTCTACAGTTATGTTAGAGATGATTGGAAATATCCGATGCTTCTGGATTTTCATTGACTTATTAAACTGGCCTTGCAATAAGTTATATTTACAACACTGCCCTTGGTCGTTTCTTGCTTCACCTTTCTGAAGCAAGAAAACGACCAAGGGTAAAATAGTTATTTCATACTAATAAATATCCTACTCTCTGACTCTAGAACCATCCATCTTCTTATACTCGGTCCACAAAAACAATCGTTATGCTATTTCTCAAGTTCCTCTTCAACAATGGAGAAACTCCTTAACAAGTACAGTAGAAATACTCTCAAGTTCAAAAAATAGTATTGCCATGTGAAATATTTCTTGAAGTCATCCTTGCTATCATGCTTCTTCGTGTTGGTGTTTTCCTCTGCTATGGCTGCGATGTAAATTTTCTTTCCCTAATTAGACAATAAAAATTTTTCAGTTATTGATTCAATTTTATGGTGAGGGGAATAGGGGTTTTGCTGCTGGACatcaaaatatttaaactattgCATCAGGAATAATTAATGTTCTTTCATTGAAGGTGTTAAATTTTACGGGCTTATCTTTTACTTGTGATTCATCCGACATTATGTGAGCAACATCATAGAGGCAGTTTCCCGCATCCTCTTAAACTATTTTGTGTGACCTGTTTATGCATTGGCTATACACCAACATCATTCTTGCCTTGACATGAATACTTATGCACATTATGTGAGCATCTCCATACCAAGATGATGATGCAAAAAGAAGGGGGAATATAATCTGTGTATGTTGATATAGTTAAGATCAACCTGACAGAACTTTATCCCTTCCAATACACCTAGAAGTTAAATGATatcaatttcttaaattttggagTTTTTTCTGGAAGTGTTCCTTGTTGATTCTAAGCTATGTTGAAGTATGTGTGGGTAAGGGAGAGAGTACGATAAAtaatgagaagaaaaaagaagagaagagaatAGTGTACATGATGGTCCAAATGATTAATAAACCCTAAAGTTTCACCTTTTGGACACAATGTGCAATAAGTAACATCTAAAGAAAAAACACACTGAAAGTAAAAAAGACATCCGGTTGCACTAAAACTCCTGCTATGTGCAGGATTCCGGATTCATATTGTGCTTTCAGTAATGTTGGTTTGGCAGTATTTACCAGCGGTTTGTGTTTTTGGCTCATCATGGACTGATTGGCACAAAATATTTGCTAGAACAAAGTAATTTCCACTTTCTCATCCGTGGGCATTTGATATTTGTATGTTAGAGCTATCCTAGACCTTATTTAGTATGTTTGTTCTTGTAGGGCAAATGAGTCTACAGACTATATGATCAGTCTACCTACTCATGGAGTTGTTAGTGGAGTGTGGTTTGGTGCTTGGCCAATGGCACTTGATTGGGAAAGCCCATGGCAGGTATGCTACCTGATTGCCAAGGATTCAAAGTTCACAATATAGAGAATGTAGTGCATATCATGGTGAATATATTTGGATTTTAGATGCATTAATTGCATTCACTAGAGCTTAAGTTGTCCACAATACTATCTTTTGAGAGTCTTGCAATGGAAAGACATATAAAATCCACTCCACATGACCTTGTTCATATTTTATTCCCTTTAAACAAATTCTTCTCTGAATTGTTTTTAAGAAAAGTAGAGCCACCTCAACGAACCTTGCTCACCCTAATGAACCTTGTACATATAAAAGTAGGATGCCCAGTTCTTCTAGAAGGCAAGGCATCCGATGGCCATTTCTAATTTTTTGTGACCAAATTTTGGTTAGAAAAATGAGTTTTTCAGGGAATGACATTTTGTGGACACTATCCTTCTGGTGGCTTGATTTGCTTGATGCCGTGAAAGTTCTTGAAGTTGTTTGTCCTATTTTTGTGTCAATTTTTTTGCCGCTTCCTTATAGATGGTTTNNNNNNNNNNNNNNNNNNNNNNNNNNNNNNNNNNNNNNNNNNNNNNNNNNNNNNNNNNNNNNNNNNNNNNNNNNNNNNNNNNNNNNNNNNNNNNNNNNNNNNNNNNNNNNNNNNNNNNNNNNNNNNNNNNNNNNNNNNNNNNNNNNNNNNNNNNNNNNNNNNNNNNNNNNNNNNNNNNNNNNNNNNNNNNNNNNNNNNNNNNNNNNNNNNNNNNNNNNNNNNNNNNNNNNNNNNNNNNNNNNNNNNNNNNNNNNNNNNNNNNNNNNNNNNNNNNNNNNNNNNNNNNNNNNNNNNNNNNNNNNNNNNNNNNNNNNNNNNNNNNNNNNN contains:
- the LOC124886518 gene encoding phosphatidylinositol-glycan biosynthesis class F protein-like — encoded protein: MAVPESYPRNNQTHHHSLHWSQTLKLHGFRIHIVLSVMLVWQYLPAVCVFGSSWTDWHKIFARTKANESTDYMISLPTHGVVSGVWFGAWPMALDWESPWQVCYLIAKDSKFTI